From the genome of Homalodisca vitripennis isolate AUS2020 chromosome 8, UT_GWSS_2.1, whole genome shotgun sequence, one region includes:
- the LOC124367452 gene encoding zinc finger protein 513-like — protein sequence MSTPTDDNSFNCSLCSYTCTKREQLKRHMVKHTGEKSFKCSLCSYACNWKHSLKKHMLTHTGEKPIRCPLCIYSCTQKENLKSHMLIHTGEKPFKCSVCSYASIKSQDVQRHMLTHTDEKPLKCSLCTYACNVKHSLKMHMLTHTGEKPFKCSVCSYASIRSQDVQRHMLTHTGEKPLKCSLCTYACNVKHSLKNAYVNSHRRETI from the coding sequence atgTCCACTCCCACAGATGATAACTCTTTCAATTGTTCCCTGTGCAGCTATACATGTACCAAACGTGAACAATTAAAAAGGCATATGGTAAAGCACACAGGTGAGAAATCATTTAAGTGTTCCCTATGCAGCTATGCATGTAATTGgaaacatagtttaaaaaaacatatgttaactCACACAGGTGAGAAACCAATTAGGTGTCCTCTGTGCATTTATTCATGCActcaaaaagaaaatttaaaaagccaTATGTTAATTCACACAGgtgagaaaccatttaagtgttctGTATGCAGCTATGCAAGTATTAAGAGTCAGGATGTACAAAGGCATATGTTAACTCATACAGATGAAAAACCATTGAAGTGTTCCCTGTGCACCTATGCATGTAATGtgaaacatagtttaaaaatgcatatgttaactcacacaggtgagaaaccatttaagtgttctGTATGCAGCTATGCAAGTATTAGGAGTCAGGATGTACAAAGGCATATGTTAACTCATACAGGTGAAAAACCATTGAAGTGTTCCCTGTGCACCTATGCATGTAATGtgaaacatagtttaaaaaatgcatatgttaactcacacaggagagaaaccatttaa